The region CCTTCATTCCCTGGCCTTCCAGGCGCCTTCGCCCTTTGCCAGGCGCCGGGTGCTGGTGGTCGGTGCAGGCAACTCGGCGGTGCAGATCGCGGTGGAACTGGCCGGCGGGGCGCGGGTGAGTCTCGTGGCCCGGATCCCAGTGAAGTTCACCCCGCAGCGCCCCCTGGGGCGGGACATCCACGACTGGCTGACGTGGACCCGCGTCGACCAGCTGACGCTCGGGCACCTCGGGCGGCTTCCCTCACTGCGCCATGTGTTTGATCCGGGACAGTACCGCGCCGCGTTCCGTGAGGGGCGGCTGGACCAGCGGCCGATGTTCACGCAGTTCACCCGTGGCGGTGTGATCTGGCCGGATGGCGTGGAGGAAGCAGTGGACGCCGTGGTGTTCGCAACCGGGTACCGGGCGAACCTGGAGTACCTGCGGGGCACCGGGGCGCTGGACAGGCAGGGCGAACCGGCGCAGCGTCTGGGGGTGAGCCGGAGCGTGCCGGGACTGTATTTCGTGGGGCTGAGTGGGCAGCGGGCGGTGGCGTCCGCGACGCTCCGAGGTGCAGGGCGGGACGCTGCCGTGGTGATCCGGCATCTGGCGCGGCGTCCACCGATGACGTGAACCAAGGACCATCCTCGGTGGAGAGCGGGCGGCTGCACGGGGGTGAAAGGCAGGCTCGGCCTGCGCCAACCCGTCATATCAACCCGCGGCGCGCCGGGTCCGCTGCTCGTCGGCACCTGGGCAGTCTTTCAGTGGGGGCCGTGGAATGCTGGCCGCGTCGCTGGATCAGGCGAAGGCTCCCTTCCAAACAGCCTTCTGCCTTCCAGTCCAGGGGAGGGGCCTGTCACGTCCCGGCGCGGCCGGCGGGAACCGAAAGGCGGCAGGTGGCACAGCCGACCTGCCGCCTTTCAGGTGGTTGTTCGCGTCAGATTTCTGCGCCTTCCACCCGGTCGTGGTGCAGCCGGTCCGGGGCGCCACGTTTGAAGAGGGCGCTCGTCATGAGAAAGGCCAGGGGAGCAGACGCGAGCAGCGGCAGCGCCAGGGCCAGGAAACTGCTGCCTTCATCCCGGACGGTGGTGATCACCGCCAGCACGATAATCAGGGCGGGCAGCAGCGCGGTGACGATCACGCCCGGGAGCCCGCCTGGAATGCGGAAGGGCCGCGGCATCTGCGGCACGCGCACGCGCAGGGCGATCAGCGCGGCGAACTGCAGCAGCAGGCTCACGCCGTACAGCAGCACGGTCGTCACGGCGAGCGTCTGGAACGGCCCGAAGGCCAGCAGCGCGTAGATCACCGAGCAGATCAGGATGGACATCACCGGCGTGCCGAAGCGGGGGTGCCGGGCCACCAGCGCGGACGGCAGGTACCGGTCGGCCGCCAGGACGAACGGCAGGCGGCTGTTGGACAGCACCACCGCGCTGAACAGCCCCGCCGCGCAGAACATGCCGCCGACGGCGACCCAGATGCCCAGCCACTTCCCGCCGATGGCGGTGGCGAGTTCCGGGAAGAATACGGTGTCGCCCCACTTGCTGAAGTCACCGGCGGCGGTCAGGCCGGCCAGGACGGGCAGCAGGTACGCGAGGATGATCAGCGGCACGGCGATCAGCATGGCGCGGGGAATGACCTTGAGGGGGTTGTCGATCTCGGCGAGGATGGTACTCACGCCGTCCCAGCCGAGGAAGTTGTACATGACAATGAACAGGCCCAGGCCGAACGCACCGAAGATGCCGGTGTTCGGGGGGGTGAACGGCTGCCAGAACGGCGTGGGGTGCGCGAGCCAGTGGGCGGCGGCCAGCACGAACATCGTGATGAACGGCGCGAAGACCATCGCCGCGAAAACCTTGCTGCTGTCGCCGACGGCTTTGGCGCCGCGGATGTTGAGGGCCGCGAAACCGGCGATCAGGGCGGCCGCCACAGCCCAGCGGGCCAGGGGAGAATCGTCGAGCAGCCTCACGCCGAAGGTCAGGCGCAGGAACGAACTGGTGTAGTCGGTGAACAACGCGCTGAAGCTCGCGGCGATCACCAGGCCGTACAGCCAGGCGATCCAGCCCTGCACGAAGCCCCAGAAGCGGCCCAGGCCGCGTTTGACCCACACGTAGTACCCACCTTCGACCGGCATGGCGGTGGACAGTTCAGTGACCATCAGGACGGTGGGAATGCTCCAGATGAAGGGGGTGATCAGGATCAGGACGATGGCCATGCCGGGAGCGCTGCCGCTGATCAGGCCTTCAATGCCGAAGGCGCCCCCGCGACGGTGAAGTAGATCACCATGATCACGCCCCAGAGGCCGAGTTTGGGTCGGTGCAGGGCCGCACTGCTGGATAGGTCTGTCAAGGGAACCTCCCGGGGGTCGAATGAGGGCGGAGTGACACAGGTGAGTTGTAAAAGTAACTTCTGCATCATAGTTCCCGGCCCGCCAGGCTGACTTGTGACTGGCCGATAAAAGACGCGGCTGCAAACTGGACGCAGGCCACAACAGCCCCTGGGCTATGCTCGGCGCATGGAGACACGATGATGCAGGTGAGTGATGTGCTGGCCCTCCCGGCCTGCACGGCCGCGCGTCTGGTCATGCCGGGCGCGGACCTGTCGCGGGCCGTGCGCCTGGCTCACGTCATCGACATTCCCGAACCGCAGCGCTGGGTGCGTCCCGGCACGCTGCTGCTGACCACCGGCCTGTCCTGGCCGCACGACAGTGGGGCGCTCGCGGCGTTCGGCGAGTTGCTCGCCGCCTGCGAACCGGCCGGCGTGGTGCTCGCGGTTCCGCACTTCTTCACCGCGTTTCCGCCGGAAATCGCCGGGCCGCTCGAGGCGCGCCGCATTCCTGCCGTGGAACTCGCCTGGGAGGTGCCGTTCGTGCAGGTCGTGCAGGAGGTGCACGAGTTCATTCTGCGCGCCCAGTCAGACGTGCTCGAGCGCAGCGAGGCGATTCACTGCGCCCTGACCCGCGCCGCCCTGGGCGGCACCCCCGCCGACGTGGCCGCAACCCTCTCGGCGCAGCTGGGCCGCGCCGTGGCGCTGCTCGCGCGGGACGGCGCACCACTCACCGCGGGGCCCGCCCCGGACGCCGCGCAGGCCCGGCAGGCGCTGGACCGGCCCGGCGCCGCGCCGCGCGACCTGGCCGGCGGGGTACTGGTGCCGGTCCTGCTGCGCGGCCAGCGCGAAGGAGGCGTGTGGGTGGCGGGCGACGGAAAACCCGCGTCGGACCTGGTGGTGCGCGGCGCGGAGCACGCCGCGACGGTCGCGGCGCTGCTGATGCTCGCGCAGCGTGACCTGGAGGTGCGGGAGGCGCGCCTGGGCTACGCCTTCGTGGACACCCTGCTCGAAGGGCAGTACACCGACGATCCTGCCGCGCAGGAGCGCGCCCACCGCCTGGGCTTCCACCCGCGCGGTCTGTACCGCGTGGCGCTGCTGGTCCTGGCGGACGAACTGCCGCTCTCGCCGGAGGGGTTCGCGCGGCGTGAACGGGCCGCGCATCAGGTGCGCGAGGTCCTGAGCTCACTGGGCGCCGCGCCACTGGTGAGCGTGAACCTTAACCAGGTGTGGTTCCTGCTGCCGGAAGACGTCCGGGCCGAGCGGGTCTGGGCGAGGCTGGGCGGGGCGGCCGCCGCTCCGCCGCCCCGCATGGTGTACGGCCGGGCGCGGCCCGGCACGGCGGGCATCGCGCAGAGCCGCGCGGAGGTGCTTGCGCTCGCCGCGTACGCCCGGCCGGGTGAACTGCGTTCATACGCAGAAGTGCTGGTGCCGCGCGCCTTGAGCGGCGACCGGGACGCGCAGGCGGACCTGCTGCACAGTCTGCTCTCACCGCTGCGCGGCGCGCGTGGAGGCGAGGCGCTCATCGCGACCGTGCAGGCCCTGTGTGAGACGGGCTTCGCGCAGGCGGAAGCCGCGGCGCGGCTGGGCATTCACGGCAACACCCTGCGCTACCGCATGGAACGCATCGAGGCGCTCACCCACCGGGCACTCGCGGAACCAGCCAACCGGTCGCTGTGGTGGCTGGCACTTCAGATTGACGCCATGACGCCGTAAGCCTGGAGTGAAGCCACAAAAACCCCCGCTGGTTTTTGTGAACCCCTCCCCAGGTTGCGGCCGGGCTGCGCCGCTACGCTGAGGCCACAGGGAGGAAGACCATGACCATTTCACCGTCCAAAACGGACGAGCTGCTGGCTTTGCGGGCATCCGAAGTTCCGCGCGGCGTAAGCAACGCCCACCCCGTCGTGGCCGCCCGCGCCGAAGGCGTGCGCCTCTGGGACGTCGAGGGCCGCGCCTACCACGACTGGGTGGGCGGCATCGGCGTCCTCAACGTCGGCCACAACCACCCGCACGTGACGCAGGCGGTGCGCGCCCAGCTGGACGCCTTCAGCCACACCAGTTTCCAGGTGGCGATGTACGAACCGTACCTGCGCCTCGCCCAGCGCCTCAACGCGCGCTACCCCGGCGCCGGGGCCGTCAAGACCCTGCTGTTCACCACCGGCGCCGAGGCCACCGAGAACGCAGTAAAAATTGCCCGGAGTTTCACCGGCCGGCCCGCCGTGATCTCCTTTACCCACTCCTTTCACGGCCGCACCCTGCTCGGCATGACCCTCACCGGAAAAAAAGCGTACTACGCGCAGAATTTCGGCCCATTCGCGCCGGAGGTATACCACGCGCCCTTTCCGTACGAGTACCGAGGCGTGAGCGTGGACGCCGCCCTGGAGGGCCTGCGCGAGATGTTCCGCACCACCGTGGACGCTTCACGCGTCGCGACCATTATTCTCGAACCCGTTCTGGGCGAAGGGGGATTCCTGCCCGCCCCACCCGCCTTCCTGCGCGCCCTGCGCGCCCTGTGTGACGATCACGGCATCGTGTTTATCGCCGACGAAATTCAAAGCGGCGTGGGCCGCACCGGTCACTTCTGGGCGGTTGAGGCCAGTGGGGTGCAGCCGGACCTCGTCACCTTCGCCAAAAGCATCGGCGCCGGCCTGCCCATCAGCGGCGTGAGCGGCCGCGCGGACATCATGGACGCCCCCGCCCCAGGCGGCCTGGGCGGCACGTACGCCGGCAACCCGCTGGCCTGCGCCGCCGGCCTGGCTGTGCTCGACCTCTTCGAGGACGGCACGCTGCTCACCCACGCCCAGCACGTTGGCAAGCGCCTCAGGGCCGCCTTCCTCGAAATCCAGGCGGACGTGCCTGCCCTCGGGGACGTGCGCGGCCTTGGCCCGATGATCGCCGCGGAGTTCGTCAAGGACCCGGTCACCAAGGAACCCGGCGGTGACCTGGCCACCCGCGTCGTCGACGCGGCCCGCCGGCGCGGCCTGCTGCTGCTCAAAGCCGGCATGTACGCAAACGTCATTCGCGTGCTTGTGCCCATCACCGTCACCGACGCTGAACTCGACGAAGGTCTGGCCGTGTTCCGCGCCGCGGTGTACGAAGCGGCCCGCTGAGCCCCGCCCGGTTCCCCCGGCCGCACCCAGAGAGGAGAATCAACCCATGACCCACATCAACCTCAGAACGGCAGTTCCCGGCCCGCGGAGCGTGGCCCTCCAGCAGCGGCGCGCCGCTGCCGTCAGCCGGGCCCTGGCGCAGGCCAACGGCGTGGCCGTGCAGTCCGCGCAGGGCTCCCTCGTGACCGACGTGGACGGCAACACCTTCATCGACCTCGCCGGCGGCATCGGCATGATGGCCGTCGGGCACAACCACCCCCGCGTGGTGGCGGCCGTTCAGGCGCAGGCCGCCGAACTGATTCATCCCTGCGCGCTCGTAACGAACTTCGAAGCGTACCCCGCGCTCGCTGAACGCCTCAACGCCCTGACGCCCGGCGACTTCCCCAAAAAGACCCTGCTCGCCAACGGCGGGGCCGAAGCGGTAGAGAACGCCGTGAAGCTCGCGCGCGCCTTTACCGGCCGCGCCGGCGTCATCGTGTTCGAAGGCGCCTACCACGGCCGCACCAACCTCACGATGAGCATGACCAGCAAGTACAGCCTCTTCAAAAAAGGCTTCGGACCGTTCGCAGGCGAGGTGTACCGCCTTCCTTACCCCAACCCTTACCGCGCGCCGCAGGGCCTGAGCGCCGAGCAGTGGATCGACTGGTGTTGCTGGAACCTCGACAACGCCCTTGTCGCGCAGATTGACGGGTCCGCGCTGGCCGCCGTCGTGATCGAACCGGTGATGGGTGAAGGCGGCTTCATTCCCACCCCCGCGCGCTTCCTGCGTAAGATCCGTGAACTTTGCGACCGCACCGGCGCCGTGATGATCGCCGATGAAATTCAGAGCGGCAGCGGCCGCACCGGCCGCCTGTACGCCATCGAGCACGCCGGCGTCGTGCCGGACCTGCTCGTCAGTGCCAAGAGCCTCGGCGCCGGGATGCCCATCAGCGCCGTGACCGGCCGCGCGGACATCATGGACGCCCCGCACCTCGGCGGCGTCGGCAGCACCTACGGCGGCAGCCCGGTCGCGTGCGCCGCCGCGCTGGCCGTGCTTGACATCCTGACCGAACCCGGCTTCCTGACGCGCGCGCAGACCGTCGAGCGCGTCGTGCGCGACGTGTGGGAACCTCTGCGCGGCGAGCTGCCCATCGGTGACATCCGCGGCGTCGGCGCCATGATGGCCGTGGAGTTCGTCAAGGACCCGGCCAGCAGGGAACCCTGGATGGACATGGTCGCCGCGGCCGTGCCGCTCGCCGTGCAGCGCGGCGTGCTGCTGATCCGCGCGGGCCTGTACTCGAACTGCATTCGGTTCCTGCCCGCCCTCGACATTCCCGAGGACATGCTGCGCGAAGGCCTCACCGCCGTGGCGGACGCCGTGCGCGACGCCTGCCGCGCCGCGCGCGACGCGGAGGCGGTCCCGGCGTGAGTGCCGCCTTTATCGGCCGGACCGTGCTTGCCAGCCGGCCCGACGGCCGGTACGTGGTGGTGCAGGCCCGCACCGAGGACGCCCCCGCCCTCGAAGCCGTGCAGCGCGCGTGCTTCCCCAGCCTCAGCGAGGACGAAATCGCCACGGCCCGGCATTTCCTCTCCCACCAGGCGCACTTCCCCGAAGGGCAGCTTGCTGTGCTCGACACCGCCACCGCACAGGTCGTGGCGTCCAGCAGCGATTTCCGGCTGCGCGTGAACTTCGCGCACTACGCCCACGCCTACATGAAGGAAACCGGCGATAACCTCTTCACCACCCACGACCCGGACGGCGACTGGTTGTACGGCGCGGACATCGGCGTGCACCCGGACGCCCGCGGGCAGGGCCTCGCCACGCTGCTGTACGGCGCGCGGCACGACCTGATCCGCCGCCTGAATCTCAAAGGGCACGTGGCCGGCGCGATGCCCAAAGGGTACTGCGCGGTCGCCGACCACCTCCCGATCGAGCAGTACGTGCTCGACGTCATCCGCGGAGAACGCCGCGACCCGGTGCTGAGCGTGCAGCTGGGCCGCGGGTACGGCGTGTGGGGCATCATTCCCGACTACCTGGACGACGACTCCTGCCGCAACCACGGCGTGTTCATCGTCTGGCGCAACCCCGCCCACCGGCCCGGAGCCCGCTGACCATGCCGGCGACCGTCTACACCGGCGGCCCGATCTACCCGGAAGCGGACGGCCGGGCGGTCGAGGCGCTCGCGGTGCGCGGCGGGCGGGTCCTGCACGCCGGCACCCTCACGGACGCGCAGGCGGCCGCCGGTCCGCACGCCGCGCGCCGAGACCTGAACGGCGGTACCCTGCTGCCCGGCCTGACCGACGCGCACGTGCACGTCTGGAAAGTCGGGCAGCTGCGCACCACCGTGCTGGACCTGCGCGGCGTCACGGCGCTGGATGACCTCGCCCGGGCGGTGCAGCGCCGGCATGCCGAGCTGCCCCCCGGCGCGTGGCTGTGGGGCCGCGGCTGGAACGAAACGCGCCTCGGCGGTACGCCCGATCGCGCCCTGCTGGACACGCTCGCCCCGGGGCGGCCAGTGCTGCTCACCCGGACCTGCGCGCACATCCACGCGGTCAACACCGCCGCGCTGAACGCCGCCGGCCTTCAGCCGGACACGCCCGCCCCACCCGGCGGGACGATCGACTTCAGCCGCGGCCGCCTCACCGAAACCGCCTACGGCCTGATCGTCCGCGCCATGCCTGCCCCGAGCGCCGCGCAGTACGAAGCGTGGATTCTGGCCGGCCTGACCTGTCTTCAGGCGCTGGGCTTCACCGCCGTGACCGACCCTGCCGTCGACGCGCCCCTTTACGCGGCGTACCGCGCCCTGGACGCCGCGGGCCGCCTGCCGCTGCGCGTGAACCTCCTTTACATCCGCCGGCCCGACGGCGGCGCCGACACCCTCCCGCTGCCTGAGAAGCACCACTCCTCCCGCCTGCGCTGCGACAGCGTGAAATTTTTCGGTGACGGCGGTCTCAGCGGCGCCACCGCCGCCATCAGCGTGCCCTACCGCAACGTCGAGCCACCCAGCCAGGGCGTGCTGCGCTTCGGCACGGACGACCTGTACGCCCTGGCGCGCGAGGCGCACGTGGCGGGCTTCCGGATTGGCGCGCACGCCATCGGGGACGTCGCACTCGACCAGCTGCTGGCCGTCTATGCCCGGCTGGACCGCGAGCACCCCGGCGGTCCCCGCCACCGCATCGAGCATTTCGGCCTGCCGTCCGCCGCGCACCTCGAGCTGGCCCGCGCCCTGCGCGTCATTGCGGTGCCGCAACCGGTCTTCCTGCGTGAACTGCGCGCCAACTACGACCGCTTCGTGCCGCCCGCCCTGGCCGGGCAGGTGTTTCCGCTGCGCGCGTACTTCGACGCGGGCCTGGACGTCGCGTTCTCCAGTGACGGCCCGGTCGTCCAGGACCTGCGGCCCCTCGCGGGCGTCCAGGCGGCCCTCGCCGAGCCCTACGTGCCCGGCACGGCGGTGAGTACGGCTCAGGCTCTGGGCGCGTACACCCACGGCGGCGCCGTCGCCCACGGCGACGAACACGAACGCGGCCGGCTCCGGCCCGGGTTCCTCGCG is a window of Deinococcus taeanensis DNA encoding:
- a CDS encoding APC family permease; protein product: MEGLISGSAPGMAIVLILITPFIWSIPTVLMVTELSTAMPVEGGYYVWVKRGLGRFWGFVQGWIAWLYGLVIAASFSALFTDYTSSFLRLTFGVRLLDDSPLARWAVAAALIAGFAALNIRGAKAVGDSSKVFAAMVFAPFITMFVLAAAHWLAHPTPFWQPFTPPNTGIFGAFGLGLFIVMYNFLGWDGVSTILAEIDNPLKVIPRAMLIAVPLIILAYLLPVLAGLTAAGDFSKWGDTVFFPELATAIGGKWLGIWVAVGGMFCAAGLFSAVVLSNSRLPFVLAADRYLPSALVARHPRFGTPVMSILICSVIYALLAFGPFQTLAVTTVLLYGVSLLLQFAALIALRVRVPQMPRPFRIPGGLPGVIVTALLPALIIVLAVITTVRDEGSSFLALALPLLASAPLAFLMTSALFKRGAPDRLHHDRVEGAEI
- a CDS encoding GNAT family N-acetyltransferase — translated: MSAAFIGRTVLASRPDGRYVVVQARTEDAPALEAVQRACFPSLSEDEIATARHFLSHQAHFPEGQLAVLDTATAQVVASSSDFRLRVNFAHYAHAYMKETGDNLFTTHDPDGDWLYGADIGVHPDARGQGLATLLYGARHDLIRRLNLKGHVAGAMPKGYCAVADHLPIEQYVLDVIRGERRDPVLSVQLGRGYGVWGIIPDYLDDDSCRNHGVFIVWRNPAHRPGAR
- a CDS encoding PucR family transcriptional regulator, encoding MSDVLALPACTAARLVMPGADLSRAVRLAHVIDIPEPQRWVRPGTLLLTTGLSWPHDSGALAAFGELLAACEPAGVVLAVPHFFTAFPPEIAGPLEARRIPAVELAWEVPFVQVVQEVHEFILRAQSDVLERSEAIHCALTRAALGGTPADVAATLSAQLGRAVALLARDGAPLTAGPAPDAAQARQALDRPGAAPRDLAGGVLVPVLLRGQREGGVWVAGDGKPASDLVVRGAEHAATVAALLMLAQRDLEVREARLGYAFVDTLLEGQYTDDPAAQERAHRLGFHPRGLYRVALLVLADELPLSPEGFARRERAAHQVREVLSSLGAAPLVSVNLNQVWFLLPEDVRAERVWARLGGAAAAPPPRMVYGRARPGTAGIAQSRAEVLALAAYARPGELRSYAEVLVPRALSGDRDAQADLLHSLLSPLRGARGGEALIATVQALCETGFAQAEAAARLGIHGNTLRYRMERIEALTHRALAEPANRSLWWLALQIDAMTP
- a CDS encoding amidohydrolase — translated: MPATVYTGGPIYPEADGRAVEALAVRGGRVLHAGTLTDAQAAAGPHAARRDLNGGTLLPGLTDAHVHVWKVGQLRTTVLDLRGVTALDDLARAVQRRHAELPPGAWLWGRGWNETRLGGTPDRALLDTLAPGRPVLLTRTCAHIHAVNTAALNAAGLQPDTPAPPGGTIDFSRGRLTETAYGLIVRAMPAPSAAQYEAWILAGLTCLQALGFTAVTDPAVDAPLYAAYRALDAAGRLPLRVNLLYIRRPDGGADTLPLPEKHHSSRLRCDSVKFFGDGGLSGATAAISVPYRNVEPPSQGVLRFGTDDLYALAREAHVAGFRIGAHAIGDVALDQLLAVYARLDREHPGGPRHRIEHFGLPSAAHLELARALRVIAVPQPVFLRELRANYDRFVPPALAGQVFPLRAYFDAGLDVAFSSDGPVVQDLRPLAGVQAALAEPYVPGTAVSTAQALGAYTHGGAVAHGDEHERGRLRPGFLADFTLLGQDPFHTAPQHLPDIPVRSVHVAEDPPHDHPAQ
- the gabT gene encoding 4-aminobutyrate--2-oxoglutarate transaminase; amino-acid sequence: MTISPSKTDELLALRASEVPRGVSNAHPVVAARAEGVRLWDVEGRAYHDWVGGIGVLNVGHNHPHVTQAVRAQLDAFSHTSFQVAMYEPYLRLAQRLNARYPGAGAVKTLLFTTGAEATENAVKIARSFTGRPAVISFTHSFHGRTLLGMTLTGKKAYYAQNFGPFAPEVYHAPFPYEYRGVSVDAALEGLREMFRTTVDASRVATIILEPVLGEGGFLPAPPAFLRALRALCDDHGIVFIADEIQSGVGRTGHFWAVEASGVQPDLVTFAKSIGAGLPISGVSGRADIMDAPAPGGLGGTYAGNPLACAAGLAVLDLFEDGTLLTHAQHVGKRLRAAFLEIQADVPALGDVRGLGPMIAAEFVKDPVTKEPGGDLATRVVDAARRRGLLLLKAGMYANVIRVLVPITVTDAELDEGLAVFRAAVYEAAR
- a CDS encoding flavin-containing monooxygenase, with amino-acid sequence MSQRPDVLVIGAGQAGLAAAYHLQGHGLTFQVLEAARRPAGSWPLPYASLKSFSPARHAALPGLPFPGDPERYPTRDEVLTYLETYAAHFRFPVVQDAEVTQVLRDAEGFRVLTADGRTFSSRAVVAATGTFRRPFMPVLPGQETFQGRTLHSLAFQAPSPFARRRVLVVGAGNSAVQIAVELAGGARVSLVARIPVKFTPQRPLGRDIHDWLTWTRVDQLTLGHLGRLPSLRHVFDPGQYRAAFREGRLDQRPMFTQFTRGGVIWPDGVEEAVDAVVFATGYRANLEYLRGTGALDRQGEPAQRLGVSRSVPGLYFVGLSGQRAVASATLRGAGRDAAVVIRHLARRPPMT
- the gabT gene encoding 4-aminobutyrate--2-oxoglutarate transaminase, which translates into the protein MTHINLRTAVPGPRSVALQQRRAAAVSRALAQANGVAVQSAQGSLVTDVDGNTFIDLAGGIGMMAVGHNHPRVVAAVQAQAAELIHPCALVTNFEAYPALAERLNALTPGDFPKKTLLANGGAEAVENAVKLARAFTGRAGVIVFEGAYHGRTNLTMSMTSKYSLFKKGFGPFAGEVYRLPYPNPYRAPQGLSAEQWIDWCCWNLDNALVAQIDGSALAAVVIEPVMGEGGFIPTPARFLRKIRELCDRTGAVMIADEIQSGSGRTGRLYAIEHAGVVPDLLVSAKSLGAGMPISAVTGRADIMDAPHLGGVGSTYGGSPVACAAALAVLDILTEPGFLTRAQTVERVVRDVWEPLRGELPIGDIRGVGAMMAVEFVKDPASREPWMDMVAAAVPLAVQRGVLLIRAGLYSNCIRFLPALDIPEDMLREGLTAVADAVRDACRAARDAEAVPA